In Anaerostipes hadrus ATCC 29173 = JCM 17467, a single genomic region encodes these proteins:
- the rpsP gene encoding 30S ribosomal protein S16: MAVKMRLKRMGQKKAPFYRVVVADARSPRDGRFIEEIGTYDPNQDPSVIKFDEEAAKKWLATGAQPTDTVAKLLKAAGIEK, from the coding sequence ATTAAAAAGAATGGGACAGAAGAAAGCACCTTTTTATAGAGTAGTAGTAGCAGATGCTAGATCCCCTAGAGATGGTAGATTTATTGAAGAAATCGGAACATATGATCCAAATCAGGATCCTAGCGTGATCAAATTTGACGAAGAAGCTGCTAAGAAATGGTTAGCAACAGGTGCTCAGCCTACAGATACAGTAGCTAAATTATTAAAAGCTGCAGGAATCGAAAAATAG
- a CDS encoding KH domain-containing protein → MKHLLEVIAKALVDQPDKVTVTEKETADAVVLELHVAEGDMGKVIGKQGRIAKAIRTVVKASVDKGDKKIVVDIQ, encoded by the coding sequence ATGAAACATTTATTAGAAGTGATTGCAAAAGCCCTCGTTGATCAGCCAGATAAAGTGACAGTTACAGAGAAAGAAACTGCCGATGCAGTCGTATTAGAACTTCATGTTGCCGAAGGTGATATGGGGAAAGTAATTGGAAAACAGGGAAGGATTGCAAAGGCGATCAGAACTGTTGTCAAGGCTTCGGTTGACAAAGGTGACAAGAAGATTGTCGTTGATATTCAATAG
- a CDS encoding SLC13 family permease yields MSLQQIIAIIIFLCTMGAIITGKVHNTVASLTGAACLVLTHILSIEDCIDAVDVETICILVGMMLLVAVIKNSGIFEYIAIKAAKIAKGRPWPIMVIFILITAVCSGMLDNVTTVLLVGPMTLAITNILKVDPVPYIITQIMASNIGGTATLIGDPPNIMIGSAAKLSFVDFILNTGVATVFVIIVGLICMYFIYGRKLFVTDESIAKVMQLDENKAIKDRKLMHESVIVIILVALCFIFHDQLGVQSCTVAIAAACIMLLIGGQEPEEIIADVEWPTILFFIGLFIVVGGMKKVGVITMLANGLISITHGNMVVTMMVILWVSAIVSSFLDNIPFVATLIPMILTMQSEGMDVAPIWWALSLGACLGGNGTLIGASANVVLSGISKNNGHPITFGQYFKIGFPMMILSIIVCSVFLLIRFA; encoded by the coding sequence ATGTCATTACAACAAATCATAGCGATCATCATCTTTTTATGTACGATGGGCGCTATCATCACAGGGAAGGTCCACAACACGGTTGCCTCATTAACCGGTGCTGCCTGTCTGGTCCTCACCCACATTCTTTCGATTGAAGATTGTATTGACGCAGTCGATGTTGAAACAATCTGTATTCTAGTCGGAATGATGCTTTTGGTTGCTGTTATCAAGAATTCTGGTATTTTCGAATACATAGCGATCAAAGCTGCAAAAATCGCAAAAGGTCGTCCATGGCCAATCATGGTGATCTTTATTTTGATCACCGCCGTATGTTCTGGAATGCTTGATAACGTTACCACAGTCTTGCTAGTAGGACCAATGACTCTGGCAATCACAAATATCTTGAAAGTTGATCCCGTACCATATATCATCACACAGATCATGGCTTCCAATATCGGTGGTACCGCTACATTGATCGGTGACCCACCTAACATTATGATCGGTAGTGCGGCCAAATTAAGTTTCGTAGATTTTATTTTAAATACAGGGGTGGCCACTGTATTTGTTATCATTGTTGGTCTGATCTGTATGTATTTTATATACGGAAGAAAGTTATTTGTTACAGACGAATCAATTGCAAAGGTTATGCAGTTAGATGAAAACAAAGCGATCAAGGACCGAAAACTTATGCATGAAAGTGTTATCGTTATCATCCTAGTCGCATTATGCTTTATTTTCCATGACCAGTTAGGCGTACAGTCTTGTACTGTTGCTATTGCTGCAGCATGTATCATGCTTTTAATCGGCGGTCAGGAACCTGAAGAAATCATTGCAGACGTTGAATGGCCTACCATTCTTTTCTTTATTGGATTATTTATTGTTGTCGGTGGGATGAAAAAAGTAGGTGTCATCACAATGCTTGCAAATGGATTGATTTCTATCACTCATGGTAATATGGTGGTTACAATGATGGTAATCTTATGGGTTTCCGCTATTGTATCTTCTTTCCTCGACAACATCCCATTTGTTGCAACATTAATCCCTATGATTCTTACGATGCAGTCCGAGGGAATGGATGTCGCTCCAATCTGGTGGGCATTGTCACTCGGTGCTTGTTTAGGTGGAAATGGAACACTGATCGGTGCTTCTGCAAACGTTGTTTTGTCTGGTATCAGTAAAAATAACGGACATCCAATTACATTCGGTCAATATTTTAAGATCGGATTCCCAATGATGATCTTATCGATCATCGTATGTTCCGTATTTCTTTTGATTCGATTTGCTTAA
- a CDS encoding S-ribosylhomocysteine lyase encodes MEKIASFTINHLKLLPGVYVSRKDAVGSETLTTFDLRMTAPNREPVMNTAEMHAIEHLAATYLRNNKEWQDKIIYFGPMGCRTGFYLILAGDLTSKDILPLIISTFEFIRDFKGDVPGASAKDCGNYLDMNLPMANYLADHYLKNALYVADDKNLNYPE; translated from the coding sequence ATGGAAAAAATAGCAAGTTTTACAATTAATCATTTAAAACTGTTACCCGGTGTTTATGTTTCTCGTAAAGATGCCGTTGGTTCTGAGACTTTAACAACATTTGATCTTCGTATGACAGCCCCAAATCGTGAGCCTGTTATGAATACCGCAGAGATGCATGCGATCGAGCATCTTGCCGCTACTTATTTAAGAAATAACAAAGAATGGCAGGATAAGATCATCTATTTTGGCCCAATGGGCTGTCGTACTGGATTCTATCTTATTTTAGCTGGCGATCTTACTTCAAAGGATATATTACCTCTTATTATAAGTACTTTTGAATTTATTCGTGATTTTAAAGGTGATGTTCCTGGAGCCAGTGCTAAGGATTGTGGTAACTATCTTGATATGAATCTTCCGATGGCAAATTATCTTGCAGATCACTATCTTAAAAACGCTTTATACGTTGCAGATGATAAAAATCTGAATTATCCTGAGTAA